Proteins from one Pithys albifrons albifrons isolate INPA30051 chromosome 2, PitAlb_v1, whole genome shotgun sequence genomic window:
- the LOC139669022 gene encoding solute carrier family 22 member 2-like: protein MPTLDDILEHVGEFDRFQKQTFFVLCLLSAAFTPVYVGVVFFGFIPEHHCRSPGVAELSQRCGWSLEEQLNHTVPEWDGHGASYNSRCRRYEVDWNTTDVSCTDPLGSLVGNGSTVPLSPCRDGWVYHSPGSSLVTEFDLVCEDSWKLDLFQSAVNAGFFIGSINIGYIADRFGRKFCLLTTIFANIVCGILLVFVPTYLWIVIIRFLQGLVSKGCWTAGYILVTEVVGPQYRRTVGILYQTAFSVGLLVFDAIAYAIPHWRWLQLTVTLPTCFFLFYYWCLPESPRWLISQGKNDKAMKIVRDMAKKNQKKMPSHFEDTKFEEEDCGKQNPSLIDLVRTPQIRKNTLILMYNWFTSSVLYQGLIMHMGIAGGNMYLDFLYSALVEFPAAFIIITTIDRVGRRYPWAVSNLVAGAACLATALIPEDIHWLKVIAACIGRMGITMAFEMVCFVNTELYPTYIRNLGVMVCSSLCDVGGIIVPFIVYRLVEIWHDLPLIVFTVLGLIAGGLVLLLPETKGRVLPETVEDVENFHRQSAPKAKTIYLHIQTSE, encoded by the exons ATGCCAACCCTAGATGACATTTTAGAGCATGTTGGAGAATTCGACAGGTTTCAGAAGCAAACCTTTTTTGTcctgtgtttgctttctgctgCCTTCACCCCAGTGTATGTGGGTGTCGTCTTCTTTGGGTTCATCCCTGAGCACCATTGCCGCAGTCCTGGGGTGGCTGAGCTGAGCCAGCGGTGTGGCTGGAGCCTGGAGGAGCAGTTGAACCACACAGTTCCCGAGTGGGATGGCCATGGGGCCAGTTACAACAGCCGCTGCAGGAGGTACGAGGTGGACTGGAACACCACGGATGTCAGCTGCACTGACCCTCTTGGCAGCCTCGTGGGCAATGGGAGCACTGTTCCCCTCAGTCCCTGCCGGGACGGCTGGGTCTACCACTCTCCAGGAAGCTCTCTCGTGACTGAG TTTGACCTGGTGTGTGAGGATTCCTGGAAGCTGGACCTCTTTCAGTCTGCAGTGAATGCTGGTTTTTTTATTGGCTCCATAAACATTGGCTACATTGCAGACAG GTTTGGCCGTAAATTTTGCCTCTTAACCACAATTTTTGCAAACATTGTCTGTGGAATCCTTCTGGTCTTCGTGCCCACCTACCTGTGGATAGTTATCATTCGGTTCTTGCAAGGGCTGGTCAGCAAGGGCTGCTGGACTGCAGGCTACATCCTGG TGACAGAAGTTGTTGGTCCACAGTACCGGAGGACAGTGGGCATCCTCTACCAGACGGCCTTCTCCGTTGGGCTCCTGGTCTTCGATGCCATCGCTTATGCCATCCCTCACTGGCGATGGCTGCAGCTTACTGTCACCCTGCCAACCTGCTTCTTCCTGTTCTACTACTG GTGTCTCCCAGAGTCTCCTAGGTGGCTGATATCTCAAGGAAAAAATGACAAAGCTATGAAAATTGTCAGGGATATGgctaaaaaaaatcagaaaaagatgCCTTCCCATTTTGAG GATACTAAATTTGAAGAGGAAGATTGTGGAAAGCAGAATCCTTCACTAATTGACCTCGTCAGGACACCACAGATAAGAAAAAACACACTCATTTTGATGTACAACTG GTTCACAAGCTCCGTCCTCTACCAGGGGCTCATCATGCACATGGGAATAGCTGGGGGGAACATGTATCTGGATTTCCTCTATTCAGCTCTTGTTGAGTTCCCAGCTGccttcatcatcatcaccactATTGACCGTGTTGGGCGGCGCTACCCCTGGGCTGTGTCAAACCTggtggctggggctgcctgcCTTGCCACAGCCCTGATCCCTGAGG ATATACATTGGTTAAAAGTGATTGCTGCTTGCATTGGGAGAATGGGAATCACAATGGCTTTTGAAATGGTTTGCTTTGTAAACACTGAACTGTATCCAACATATATCAG GAATCTCGGCGTGATGGTTTGCTCCTCCTTGTGTGATGTTGGTGGAATCATAGTCCCATTCATTGTCTACCGACTGGTGGAGATCTGGCATGATCTGCCACTGATTGTCTTCA CTGTTCTTGGTTTGATTGCGGGTGGATTAGTGTTGCTTCTGCCTGAGACTAAAGGAAGAGTATTGCCCGAGACTGTGGAGGATGTTGAGAACTTTCACAG GCAAAGTGCTCCAAAGGCTAAAACAATCTATCTCCACATCCAAACATCGGAGTAG
- the LOC139669023 gene encoding solute carrier family 22 member 2-like isoform X2, with protein sequence MPTLDDFLEQVGEFDFFQKKALFVLCLLSASFVPIYVGIFFLGFTPDHHCRSPGVTELSQRCGWSLEEQLNHTVPEWDGHGASYNSRCRRYEVDWNATGISCTEPLSSLVGNGSTVPLSPCWDGWDYDSTGSSLVTEFNLVCEESWKLDLFQSCVNAGFFIGSMSIGYIADRFGRKLCLLVTVLINAVSGVLTAFAPSYTWTVIFRLIQGLVSKGGWLTGYVLIAEFVGSDYRRAVGITYQLAFTLGLLVFTALAYALPHWRWLQLAVTLPNFFFLFYYWCLPESPRWLIAQKQDDKAMEVIKRIAKGNKKNLPLSFQNFNCEDEDQEKLKPSFLDLVRTPQIRKYTFILMYSWFTSSILYQGLIMHMGIAAGNMYLDFLYSALVEFPAAFILLLTLDNIGRCYTWAAANMMTGAACLVTAFVPDTLYWLKMTAACLGRMGITMCYEIICVVNPELYPTFLRNLGVLVCSSLCDLGGIITPFLVYRLAELWHELPLIIFAVIVLIDSGLVLLLPEMKGKALPETIDDAENLHRQERSKEKTIYLHVRTSEVASKTEISLPPQQHTSSRRHKITSPLSFLPLSQPACSPVILKQTPILQLPRPKSCPSQSVPTLLRATLSWPCFTGHVSLPLSPSQQH encoded by the exons ATGCCAACCCTGGATGACTTTTTAGAGCAGGTAGGAGAATTTgacttctttcagaaaaaagcCCTCTTTGTCTTATGCCTGCTTTCTGCCTCTTTTGTTCCCATTTAcgtggggatttttttcctgggattCACCCCTGATCACCATTGCCGCAGTCCTGGGGTGACTGAGCTGAGCCAGCGGTGTGGCTGgagcctggaggagcagctgaaccACACAGTTCCCGAGTGGGATGGCCATGGGGCCAGTTACAACAGCCGCTGCAGGAGGTACGAGGTGGACTGGAATGCAACAGGCATCAGCTGCACCGAACCCCTCAGCAGCCTTGTGGGCAATGGGAGCACTGTTCCCCTCAGTCCctgctgggatggctgggacTATGACTCAACAGGGAGCTCTCTCGTGACCGAG TTTAATCTGGTGTGTGAGGAGTCCTGGAAGCTGGACCTCTTCCAGTCGTGTGTGAATGCTGGTTTTTTTATTGGCTCCATGAGCATTGGCTACATAGCAGACAG gTTTGGCCGCAAACTCTGCCTCTTGGTCACAGTCCTCATCAATGCAGTTTCAGGGGTACTGACAGCCTTTGCACCAAGCTATACCTGGACAGTGATCTTCCGCCTGATCCAGGGACTGGTCAGCAAGGGGGGCTGGCTGACAGGCTACGTCCTCA TTGCAGAATTCGTTGGCTCAGACTATCGGAGGGCAGTGGGTATAACTTACCAGCTTGCCTTCACCCTGGGACTCCTCGTCTTCACTGCCCTGGCTTATGCACTTCCACACTGGAGGTGGCTCCAGCTTGCAGTCACACTGccaaatttctttttccttttctactaTTG GTGTCTGCCTGAGTCTCCCAGGTGGCTAATAGCTCAGAAACAAGATGATAAAGCTATGGAAGTTATTAAGCGCATTGCCAAGGGAAATAAGAAGAATCTACCTCTTTCTTTCCAG AATTTCAACTGTGAAGATGAAGATCAAGAAAAGTTGAAACCTTCATTTCTAGACCTCGTCAGGACACCTCAGATCAGAAAATACACATTCATTTTAATGTACAGTTG GTTCACAAGCTCCATCCTCTACCAGGGGCTCATCATGCACATGGGAATAGCTGCTGGGAACATGTATCTGGATTTCCTCTATTCTGCTCTTGTAGAGTTCCCAGCTGCCTTCATCCTCCTGCTAACACTGGATAACATTGGCCGTTGCTACACCTGGGCTGCAGCTAACATGATGACTGGGGCTGCTTGCCTGGTTACAGCATTTGTCCCAGACA CTCTCTATTGGCTTAAAATGACTGCAGCTTGCTTGGGCAGGATGGGAATCACTATGTGCTATGAAATTATATGCGTGGTAAATCCTGAATTGTATCCAACATTTCTGAG GAACCTGGGAGTCCTTGTCTGCTCCTCCCTGTGTGACCTCGGTGGGATCATAACACCCTTCCTTGTATACAGactggcagagctctggcacGAACTACCCCTGATCATCTTTG CTGTGATTGTTCTAATAGACAGTGGCTTAGTTTTGTTACTACCTGAAATGAAGGGAAAGGCTCTGCCTGAGACCATTGACGATGCTGAAAATCTGCACAG GCAAGagagaagtaaagaaaaaaccaTTTATCTCCATGTTCGGACTTCTGAAGTTGCCTCCAA AACAGAGATATCTCTgccaccacagcagcacaccAGCTCTAGAAGACACAAAATTACATCCCCATTGTCCTTCTTGCCTCTCTCACAACCAGCTTGTTCCCCTGTGATCCTGAAGCAAACACCCATTTTGCAACTGCCCAGGCCAAAGTCATGTCCTTCCCAATCTGTCCCCACCCTTCTCAGGGCAACCTTGTCATGGCCCTGCTTCACTGGACATGTTTCCCTGCCCTTGAGTCCCTCTCAGCAACATTGA
- the LOC139669023 gene encoding solute carrier family 22 member 2-like isoform X3, which translates to MPTLDDFLEQFNLVCEESWKLDLFQSCVNAGFFIGSMSIGYIADRFGRKLCLLVTVLINAVSGVLTAFAPSYTWTVIFRLIQGLVSKGGWLTGYVLIAEFVGSDYRRAVGITYQLAFTLGLLVFTALAYALPHWRWLQLAVTLPNFFFLFYYWCLPESPRWLIAQKQDDKAMEVIKRIAKGNKKNLPLSFQNFNCEDEDQEKLKPSFLDLVRTPQIRKYTFILMYSWFTSSILYQGLIMHMGIAAGNMYLDFLYSALVEFPAAFILLLTLDNIGRCYTWAAANMMTGAACLVTAFVPDTLYWLKMTAACLGRMGITMCYEIICVVNPELYPTFLRNLGVLVCSSLCDLGGIITPFLVYRLAELWHELPLIIFAVIVLIDSGLVLLLPEMKGKALPETIDDAENLHRQERSKEKTIYLHVRTSEVASNCQHSETWGLPEPEVVCLHFCFTPSLTLLLPIFLFAFQTHSCFLCPRASGSSNVYGASRKFMKEHFYLLLTKQKSSLGCSVTVHFCSEQE; encoded by the exons ATGCCAACCCTGGATGACTTTTTAGAGCAG TTTAATCTGGTGTGTGAGGAGTCCTGGAAGCTGGACCTCTTCCAGTCGTGTGTGAATGCTGGTTTTTTTATTGGCTCCATGAGCATTGGCTACATAGCAGACAG gTTTGGCCGCAAACTCTGCCTCTTGGTCACAGTCCTCATCAATGCAGTTTCAGGGGTACTGACAGCCTTTGCACCAAGCTATACCTGGACAGTGATCTTCCGCCTGATCCAGGGACTGGTCAGCAAGGGGGGCTGGCTGACAGGCTACGTCCTCA TTGCAGAATTCGTTGGCTCAGACTATCGGAGGGCAGTGGGTATAACTTACCAGCTTGCCTTCACCCTGGGACTCCTCGTCTTCACTGCCCTGGCTTATGCACTTCCACACTGGAGGTGGCTCCAGCTTGCAGTCACACTGccaaatttctttttccttttctactaTTG GTGTCTGCCTGAGTCTCCCAGGTGGCTAATAGCTCAGAAACAAGATGATAAAGCTATGGAAGTTATTAAGCGCATTGCCAAGGGAAATAAGAAGAATCTACCTCTTTCTTTCCAG AATTTCAACTGTGAAGATGAAGATCAAGAAAAGTTGAAACCTTCATTTCTAGACCTCGTCAGGACACCTCAGATCAGAAAATACACATTCATTTTAATGTACAGTTG GTTCACAAGCTCCATCCTCTACCAGGGGCTCATCATGCACATGGGAATAGCTGCTGGGAACATGTATCTGGATTTCCTCTATTCTGCTCTTGTAGAGTTCCCAGCTGCCTTCATCCTCCTGCTAACACTGGATAACATTGGCCGTTGCTACACCTGGGCTGCAGCTAACATGATGACTGGGGCTGCTTGCCTGGTTACAGCATTTGTCCCAGACA CTCTCTATTGGCTTAAAATGACTGCAGCTTGCTTGGGCAGGATGGGAATCACTATGTGCTATGAAATTATATGCGTGGTAAATCCTGAATTGTATCCAACATTTCTGAG GAACCTGGGAGTCCTTGTCTGCTCCTCCCTGTGTGACCTCGGTGGGATCATAACACCCTTCCTTGTATACAGactggcagagctctggcacGAACTACCCCTGATCATCTTTG CTGTGATTGTTCTAATAGACAGTGGCTTAGTTTTGTTACTACCTGAAATGAAGGGAAAGGCTCTGCCTGAGACCATTGACGATGCTGAAAATCTGCACAG GCAAGagagaagtaaagaaaaaaccaTTTATCTCCATGTTCGGACTTCTGAAGTTGCCTCCAA ctgccagcactCAGAGACTTGGGGACTTCCTGAGCCAGAGGTTGTCTGCTTACATTTCTGCTTCACTCCCTCACTGACTCTTCTTCTGCcaatttttctgtttgccttCCAAACACATTCATGCTTCTTATGTCCTAGGGCATCTGGCAGCAGCAACGTGTATGGTGCAAGTAGGAAATTCATGAAGGAACACTTTTATCTGCttcttacaaaacaaaaaagctctTTGGGCTGCTCAGTCACAGTTCATTTCTGTAGTGAGCAGGAGTGA
- the LOC139669023 gene encoding solute carrier family 22 member 2-like isoform X1, with product MPTLDDFLEQVGEFDFFQKKALFVLCLLSASFVPIYVGIFFLGFTPDHHCRSPGVTELSQRCGWSLEEQLNHTVPEWDGHGASYNSRCRRYEVDWNATGISCTEPLSSLVGNGSTVPLSPCWDGWDYDSTGSSLVTEFNLVCEESWKLDLFQSCVNAGFFIGSMSIGYIADRFGRKLCLLVTVLINAVSGVLTAFAPSYTWTVIFRLIQGLVSKGGWLTGYVLIAEFVGSDYRRAVGITYQLAFTLGLLVFTALAYALPHWRWLQLAVTLPNFFFLFYYWCLPESPRWLIAQKQDDKAMEVIKRIAKGNKKNLPLSFQNFNCEDEDQEKLKPSFLDLVRTPQIRKYTFILMYSWFTSSILYQGLIMHMGIAAGNMYLDFLYSALVEFPAAFILLLTLDNIGRCYTWAAANMMTGAACLVTAFVPDTLYWLKMTAACLGRMGITMCYEIICVVNPELYPTFLRNLGVLVCSSLCDLGGIITPFLVYRLAELWHELPLIIFAVIVLIDSGLVLLLPEMKGKALPETIDDAENLHRQERSKEKTIYLHVRTSEVASNCQHSETWGLPEPEVVCLHFCFTPSLTLLLPIFLFAFQTHSCFLCPRASGSSNVYGASRKFMKEHFYLLLTKQKSSLGCSVTVHFCSEQE from the exons ATGCCAACCCTGGATGACTTTTTAGAGCAGGTAGGAGAATTTgacttctttcagaaaaaagcCCTCTTTGTCTTATGCCTGCTTTCTGCCTCTTTTGTTCCCATTTAcgtggggatttttttcctgggattCACCCCTGATCACCATTGCCGCAGTCCTGGGGTGACTGAGCTGAGCCAGCGGTGTGGCTGgagcctggaggagcagctgaaccACACAGTTCCCGAGTGGGATGGCCATGGGGCCAGTTACAACAGCCGCTGCAGGAGGTACGAGGTGGACTGGAATGCAACAGGCATCAGCTGCACCGAACCCCTCAGCAGCCTTGTGGGCAATGGGAGCACTGTTCCCCTCAGTCCctgctgggatggctgggacTATGACTCAACAGGGAGCTCTCTCGTGACCGAG TTTAATCTGGTGTGTGAGGAGTCCTGGAAGCTGGACCTCTTCCAGTCGTGTGTGAATGCTGGTTTTTTTATTGGCTCCATGAGCATTGGCTACATAGCAGACAG gTTTGGCCGCAAACTCTGCCTCTTGGTCACAGTCCTCATCAATGCAGTTTCAGGGGTACTGACAGCCTTTGCACCAAGCTATACCTGGACAGTGATCTTCCGCCTGATCCAGGGACTGGTCAGCAAGGGGGGCTGGCTGACAGGCTACGTCCTCA TTGCAGAATTCGTTGGCTCAGACTATCGGAGGGCAGTGGGTATAACTTACCAGCTTGCCTTCACCCTGGGACTCCTCGTCTTCACTGCCCTGGCTTATGCACTTCCACACTGGAGGTGGCTCCAGCTTGCAGTCACACTGccaaatttctttttccttttctactaTTG GTGTCTGCCTGAGTCTCCCAGGTGGCTAATAGCTCAGAAACAAGATGATAAAGCTATGGAAGTTATTAAGCGCATTGCCAAGGGAAATAAGAAGAATCTACCTCTTTCTTTCCAG AATTTCAACTGTGAAGATGAAGATCAAGAAAAGTTGAAACCTTCATTTCTAGACCTCGTCAGGACACCTCAGATCAGAAAATACACATTCATTTTAATGTACAGTTG GTTCACAAGCTCCATCCTCTACCAGGGGCTCATCATGCACATGGGAATAGCTGCTGGGAACATGTATCTGGATTTCCTCTATTCTGCTCTTGTAGAGTTCCCAGCTGCCTTCATCCTCCTGCTAACACTGGATAACATTGGCCGTTGCTACACCTGGGCTGCAGCTAACATGATGACTGGGGCTGCTTGCCTGGTTACAGCATTTGTCCCAGACA CTCTCTATTGGCTTAAAATGACTGCAGCTTGCTTGGGCAGGATGGGAATCACTATGTGCTATGAAATTATATGCGTGGTAAATCCTGAATTGTATCCAACATTTCTGAG GAACCTGGGAGTCCTTGTCTGCTCCTCCCTGTGTGACCTCGGTGGGATCATAACACCCTTCCTTGTATACAGactggcagagctctggcacGAACTACCCCTGATCATCTTTG CTGTGATTGTTCTAATAGACAGTGGCTTAGTTTTGTTACTACCTGAAATGAAGGGAAAGGCTCTGCCTGAGACCATTGACGATGCTGAAAATCTGCACAG GCAAGagagaagtaaagaaaaaaccaTTTATCTCCATGTTCGGACTTCTGAAGTTGCCTCCAA ctgccagcactCAGAGACTTGGGGACTTCCTGAGCCAGAGGTTGTCTGCTTACATTTCTGCTTCACTCCCTCACTGACTCTTCTTCTGCcaatttttctgtttgccttCCAAACACATTCATGCTTCTTATGTCCTAGGGCATCTGGCAGCAGCAACGTGTATGGTGCAAGTAGGAAATTCATGAAGGAACACTTTTATCTGCttcttacaaaacaaaaaagctctTTGGGCTGCTCAGTCACAGTTCATTTCTGTAGTGAGCAGGAGTGA